A genomic window from Synechococcus sp. CBW1107 includes:
- a CDS encoding response regulator transcription factor: MSVLVLLIDHERIGRDRLASQLQEAGFLVAEADDGHRGQAMALQVNPQLIVIDLLLPGIDGLTVLQRLRRDQRTSRTPILVLTALSSLDDKVRGFTSGADDYVTKPYAPEEVLARVKALLRGRATTPQLVRAPEVLSYGPLTLIPERYEALWHGLPVRLTRTEFELLHCLLQRHGQVVPWEVLLREIWGYGPDSDVECIRTHIRHLRGKLEHDRHRPAYIKTIYGTGYCLDLPADPAHQPAVGRDRLGLVGEALNPADSVRAAPPLRWDQRSRRREA, translated from the coding sequence ATGTCCGTTCTCGTTCTGCTCATCGATCATGAACGGATCGGCCGTGATCGCCTGGCCAGCCAGTTGCAGGAGGCTGGCTTTCTGGTGGCGGAGGCCGATGATGGTCACCGGGGCCAGGCGATGGCCCTGCAGGTCAATCCCCAGCTGATCGTGATCGATCTGTTGCTGCCGGGGATCGATGGCCTCACCGTTCTTCAGCGGCTGCGCCGTGATCAGCGCACGAGCCGGACACCCATCCTGGTGTTGACGGCCCTGAGCAGCCTCGATGACAAGGTCCGGGGCTTCACCTCCGGCGCCGACGACTATGTGACCAAGCCCTATGCCCCTGAGGAAGTCCTGGCCCGCGTCAAGGCTCTCCTGCGGGGACGTGCCACCACACCTCAGCTGGTGCGTGCTCCGGAAGTCCTCAGCTATGGCCCTCTCACCCTGATCCCGGAACGCTACGAAGCCCTCTGGCATGGCCTGCCGGTGCGCCTCACCCGCACGGAGTTCGAACTTCTCCATTGCCTGCTGCAACGCCACGGCCAGGTGGTGCCATGGGAGGTGCTGCTGCGGGAGATCTGGGGCTACGGACCCGACAGCGACGTGGAATGCATCCGCACCCACATCCGACATCTGCGCGGAAAGCTGGAACATGACCGCCACCGGCCGGCCTACATCAAAACGATCTACGGCACGGGGTACTGCCTGGACCTGCCTGCGGATCCTGCCCATCAGCCGGCTGTCGGCAGAGACCGCCTGGGCCTGGTGGGGGAGGCGCTCAATCCAGCCGATTCCGTCAGAGCGGCACCCCCCCTGCGCTGGGACCAGAGGAGCCGCCGCAGGGAGGCCTGA
- a CDS encoding ferritin: protein MVISNPASATSLNAVPLVPRRPVAQEMEAELHQGLCNHLQMELMASYTYFSLAVWFTQRELNGFASYARAESDGERAHAGLFVDYLVARSQPVELSALSQPRQTWTNVEDVLMSVFEMEAEVTTSLQQLYSLAERCGDYRSSIFLDPMIKSQVDAENEVAHLLAQVRHCGTDFGALMILDQSLTAVAAAA, encoded by the coding sequence ATGGTGATCAGCAATCCGGCCAGCGCCACCAGCCTGAATGCTGTTCCTCTTGTGCCACGGCGACCTGTGGCCCAGGAGATGGAGGCTGAATTGCACCAGGGCCTCTGCAACCATCTGCAGATGGAGCTGATGGCCAGCTACACCTATTTCTCACTCGCCGTGTGGTTCACCCAGCGGGAACTGAATGGGTTTGCCTCCTATGCCAGGGCTGAATCCGATGGCGAGAGGGCCCATGCCGGCCTGTTCGTCGATTACCTGGTCGCGCGGTCTCAGCCGGTGGAGCTCTCCGCCCTGTCCCAGCCCAGGCAGACGTGGACGAATGTCGAGGACGTGCTGATGTCCGTCTTCGAGATGGAGGCGGAAGTCACCACGTCGCTGCAACAGCTTTACAGCCTGGCTGAACGCTGCGGTGACTACCGCAGTTCCATCTTTCTTGACCCGATGATCAAGAGCCAGGTGGATGCCGAGAATGAAGTGGCCCATCTGCTGGCCCAGGTGCGTCACTGCGGCACCGACTTCGGCGCTCTGATGATCCTGGATCAATCCCTGACGGCCGTCGCGGCTGCGGCCTGA
- a CDS encoding Npun_R2479 family HD domain-containing metalloprotein, which translates to MFNATRLMIADVQQRLITTYRSSYGTLKRDYEEIISWAASMALENIATGDAFYHDVEHTILVTLVGQHILYGKHLREGGITPDDWLHFTISHLCHDIGYIKGVCRDDKDGHYATGVNGDSVRLKEGATCAALTPYHIDRGKLFIEERFGGHGLIDAETIKRNIELTRFPVPASTDHQCTTHMPGLVRASDLIGQLSDPRYLNKIPALFWEFEETGVNKALGCANPGQLLKAYPTFYWGQVFPYIKNAIPYLELTQAGKDILANLYGNIFMVEHDLLESP; encoded by the coding sequence ATGTTCAACGCCACACGGTTGATGATCGCCGACGTGCAGCAACGTCTGATCACCACCTACCGATCCTCCTACGGCACGCTCAAGCGGGACTACGAGGAGATCATCTCCTGGGCCGCTTCCATGGCCCTGGAGAACATCGCCACAGGTGATGCGTTCTACCACGATGTCGAGCACACCATCCTGGTCACCCTGGTGGGCCAGCACATTCTCTACGGCAAGCATCTGCGCGAGGGCGGCATCACGCCGGATGACTGGCTGCATTTCACGATTTCACACCTCTGCCACGACATCGGCTACATCAAGGGAGTTTGCCGTGACGACAAAGATGGCCACTACGCCACCGGGGTCAACGGGGACTCGGTGAGGCTCAAGGAAGGTGCCACCTGTGCTGCCCTCACGCCCTACCACATCGACCGCGGCAAGCTGTTCATCGAAGAGCGCTTCGGCGGCCACGGGCTGATCGATGCCGAGACGATCAAGCGCAACATCGAACTCACCCGTTTCCCCGTACCTGCTTCCACCGATCATCAGTGCACCACCCACATGCCTGGTCTGGTCCGGGCCTCCGATCTGATCGGCCAGCTGAGTGATCCCCGCTACCTCAACAAGATTCCCGCCCTGTTCTGGGAGTTCGAGGAAACAGGAGTGAACAAAGCGCTGGGCTGTGCCAACCCCGGACAGCTGCTGAAGGCCTACCCCACCTTCTACTGGGGTCAGGTGTTTCCCTACATCAAAAACGCGATTCCCTACCTGGAGCTGACCCAGGCCGGCAAGGACATTCTTGCCAATCTCTATGGCAACATCTTCATGGTGGAACACGACCTGCTGGAGAGTCCCTGA
- the gorA gene encoding glutathione-disulfide reductase, with translation MADPAASPHALSVADHDRFDLVVIGAGSGGLAAAKRAASHGARVAVIEGDRVGGTCVIRGCVPKKLLVYGSAYRHLLADAASYGWSVGRTHSDPSRLLAAVRAEVDRLNALHIGFLERAGVELVSGWGRFLDDHHIDVGGAQGKGSAERSRRVLRGERVLIAAGGRPHRPSIPGAELGWVSDDMFLLESLPQRVLIVGGGFIACEFACILRGLGVEVDQFVRGDHLLRGFDRELSAAVHEGMEADGITIHFAQTLTAISGDSGELIASTCQGRQERCGGVLLATGRQPFLAGLDPAAAGVAVDGGRIPVDADQRTNVPHIFAVGDVTDRINLTPVAVDEGRAFADSVYGGRPRQVNHDLVASAVFSQPELASVGLSEEEAVARFGAEGIRLHRARFRSMAQALPQRGPRCLLKLVVEVASDRVLGCHMVGEHAAEIIQMAAIAIGMGATKADFDRTMALHPTVAEEFVTMPQ, from the coding sequence ATCGCTGATCCAGCAGCCAGCCCTCATGCCCTCTCCGTCGCCGACCACGACCGCTTCGACCTGGTGGTGATCGGGGCCGGATCCGGGGGTCTGGCGGCCGCCAAGCGCGCCGCCAGCCATGGGGCCCGGGTTGCCGTGATCGAGGGAGACCGGGTTGGCGGCACCTGTGTGATCCGGGGTTGTGTCCCCAAGAAGCTCCTGGTGTACGGATCGGCCTACAGACACCTGCTGGCCGATGCGGCCAGTTACGGCTGGAGCGTGGGCCGGACTCACAGTGATCCATCCCGGCTGCTGGCGGCGGTGCGCGCCGAAGTGGATCGCCTCAATGCGCTGCACATCGGCTTTCTCGAGCGGGCCGGAGTGGAGCTGGTGTCAGGCTGGGGCCGCTTTCTCGATGACCATCACATCGACGTGGGCGGTGCGCAGGGCAAGGGCAGCGCGGAGCGCAGCAGGCGTGTTCTGCGTGGCGAGCGTGTGCTGATCGCTGCGGGCGGTCGCCCTCACCGTCCCTCGATTCCCGGCGCCGAGCTGGGCTGGGTGAGTGATGACATGTTTCTGCTCGAAAGCCTGCCCCAGCGGGTCCTGATCGTCGGTGGCGGCTTCATTGCCTGCGAATTCGCCTGCATCCTGCGCGGTCTGGGCGTGGAGGTGGATCAGTTCGTGCGCGGGGATCATCTGTTGCGGGGCTTCGACCGGGAATTGAGCGCGGCGGTGCATGAGGGCATGGAAGCCGATGGCATCACCATCCACTTTGCCCAGACCCTGACCGCCATCTCCGGCGATTCGGGTGAGCTGATCGCCAGCACCTGCCAGGGCCGCCAGGAGCGCTGCGGCGGCGTGCTGCTGGCCACGGGCCGCCAACCCTTCCTGGCCGGACTTGATCCGGCGGCGGCAGGAGTGGCGGTGGACGGCGGCCGCATTCCGGTGGATGCCGATCAGCGCACCAACGTGCCTCACATCTTCGCGGTGGGCGATGTCACCGACCGCATCAATCTGACCCCGGTGGCGGTGGACGAAGGCCGTGCTTTCGCCGACAGCGTCTACGGCGGACGACCCCGCCAGGTGAACCACGACCTGGTGGCCAGTGCCGTGTTCAGCCAACCGGAGCTGGCCTCGGTGGGGCTGAGCGAGGAGGAGGCCGTTGCCCGCTTCGGTGCGGAGGGGATTCGCCTCCACCGGGCCCGCTTCCGCTCCATGGCCCAGGCCCTGCCTCAGCGTGGCCCTCGCTGCCTGCTGAAGCTGGTGGTGGAGGTGGCGTCAGACCGGGTGCTGGGGTGCCACATGGTGGGCGAACACGCCGCCGAGATCATTCAGATGGCGGCGATCGCGATCGGCATGGGAGCCACCAAGGCCGACTTCGATCGCACCATGGCACTCCATCCCACCGTGGCGGAGGAGTTCGTGACGATGCCCCAGTGA